The following proteins are co-located in the Solea solea chromosome 21, fSolSol10.1, whole genome shotgun sequence genome:
- the bms1 gene encoding ribosome biogenesis protein BMS1 homolog isoform X2: MDAKVKKQKKHQQKHSGPQAEKKKLRKHGASTEEDGRKRNPKAFAVQSAVRMAKTFHRAQDIKTKKHHIPHVDRAPLEPPPIVIVVVGPPKVGKSTLIRCLIKNFTRQKLGDICGPVTIVSGKKRRLTFMECSNDINTMIDLAKVADLVLMLIDASFGFEMETFEFLNICQVHGFPRIMGVLTHLDSFKNNKTLRKTKKNLKHRFWTEVYQGAKLFYLSGMVYGEYQTQEVKNLGRFISVMKFRPLVWQTSHPYVLVDRMEDLTDPEKVRTDSKCDRTVSLYGYLRGTFLKNKGQVHIPGVGDFQVADVNFLPDPCALPDAQKKRALNEKERLLYAPMAGVGGVVYDKDAVYIDLPASHVKQQQEEVRPTTELVKSLIDTHATLDVKMAASKVSLFSDSASLDPALIDEQRGEDERLHEKRVWDPNTQRERRAVVFSEKEDEDDEDDDDDDDDDDDNGSSNEEEDEDNGDGDHLSAFLKEARAKSGGDHVSPPEKRQRVEEGGAREEGVAEVPAFADSEDDLEMSEEEEEEEKRAGDSGHCSEEDSDEEEEGDEAAVKEEMDSEEEEEEEEEEEEDEGALRWKQDLQQKASAAFLRQQESAPNLRKLVYGSAGAGDSEEEEGEELGGLFRVSRPQKSKRFMANSVDSSRFAADSAHNWDLEETMNSIRDCFVTGKWEEGQDAATLLKEDEEMYGDFEDLETGEVHKGQTGQKDRAEDSEEEECEGDDEGEETLVKVDDDVTQKNKRLDKKRRLKERFDAEYDDKDPTYFDDLKEEMQKQAELNRAEFEDVDDETRVQYEGFRPGMYVRLEISSLPCEFVTNFDPHYPIILGGLSSSEGNVGYLQLRLKKHRWYNRILKTRDPLILSLGWRRFQTMPLYHIEDHNGRHRLLKYTPQHMHCGASIWGPITPQGTGFLALQTVAGVKANFRIAATGVILDLDKSVTVVKKLKLIGYPYKIFKNTSFVKGMFNTVLEVAKFEGASLRTVSGVRGQIKKALSTPTGAFRATFEDRLLMSDIVFLRSWFPVAIPQLYNPVTSLLLPAGQKDTWSGMRTLGQLKHELGIRNKPNTDSLYKPVVRAQRHFNRLHIPKELQKALPFKSKLKQQQPKGKTPRDLQRPSVIREPHERKVAALLHALSTVHNHKKRKAHSAQHSKHKDFLLQKQKDEEAKLQRQKEARKKLYRAIGQKDQKKQRSSLKGAPQDD; encoded by the exons ATGGACGCGAAAgtgaagaaacagaagaagcaTCAGCAAAAACACAGTGGACCTCAGgcggagaagaagaagctgaggAAGCACGGCGCCTCGACGGAGGAGGATGGCCGCAAACGCAACCCCAAAGCGTTTGCGGTTCAGTCCGCGGTCCGCATGGCCAAGACCTTCCACAG GGCTCAGGACATAAAGACGAAAAAACATCACATCCCTCACGTAGACCGGGCGCCTCTGGAGCCGCCGCCGATCGTGATCGTCGTCGTTGGGCCGCCGAAGGTGGGAAAGAGCACGCTGATCCGCTGCCTGATCAAAAACTTCACACGGCAGAAGCTCGGGGACATATGTGGACCTGTGACCATCGTCTCTG GAAAGAAGCGTCGCCTGACGTTCATGGAGTGCAGCAACGACATCAACACCATGATCGACCTCGCCAAAGTTGCCGACCTG GTCTTGATGTTGATTGACGCCAGCTTTGGCTTCGAGATGGAGACGTTTGAGTTCCTGAACATCTGCCAGGTGCACGGCTTCCCGCGCATCATGGGCGTTCTCACGCACCTGGACTCGTTCAAGAACAACAAGACCCTAAGGAAGACGAAGAAAAACCTCAAACATCGATTCTGGACCGAAGTTTATCAG GGAGCAAAGCTGTTCTACCTCTCTGGGATGGTTTACGGCGAATACCAGACGCAGGAGGTGAAGAACCTCGGTCGCTTCATCTCCGTCATGAAGTTCCGTCCTCTGGTGTGGCAGACGTCTCACCCTTACGTGCTGGTCGACCG CATGGAGGACCTGACGGACCCCGAGAAGGTGAGGACTGACTCCAAGTGTGACCGCACCGTGTCTCTCTACGGCTACCTGAGAGGGACATTTCTGAAAAACAAAGGCCAGGTCCACATACCAG GCGTTGGTGACTTCCAGGTGGCGGACGTTAACTTCCTGCCCGACCCGTGTGCTCTGCCGGACGCTCAGAAGAAGAGGGCGCTAAACGAGAAGGAGCGTCTGCTCTACGCGCCCATGGCAGGCGTGGGCGGAGTCGTGTACGACAAAGACGCCGTGTATATCGACCTTCCTGCCAGCCATgtcaagcagcagcag GAGGAAGTGCGTCCGACCACGGAACTCGTCAAGTCCCTCATCGACACACACGCCACACTGGACGTAAAGATGGCGGCGAGTAAAGTGTCGCTGTTCAGTGACTCGGCCTCACTGGACCCGGCACTCATCGACGAGCAGAGAGG CGAGGACGAACGTCTTCACGAGAAACGCGTGTGGGATCCGAAtacccagagagagaggagggcggTGGTTTTCTCTGAGAAGGAAGACGAAGATGACgaagatgacgacgatgatgatgatgatgatgatgataacggCTCCAGtaatgaggaggaggacgaagacaATGGCGATGGTGATCACCTCTCCGCGTTTCTTAAAGAGGCGAGAGCCAAGTCTGGCGGCGATCATGTGTCACCgccagagaagagacagagagtggaggagggaggagcgAGGGAGGAGGGAGTCGCCGAGGTGCCGGCGTTTGCCGACAGCGAGGACGACCTGGAGAtgagtgaggaagaagaggaggaggagaagagagcggGAGACTCTGGACATTGTTCTGAGGAGGACagcgatgaggaggaggaaggcgaTGAAGCTGCGGTGAAGGAAGAAATGGAcagtgaggaagaagaagaagaagaggaggaggaggaggaagatgagg GAGCTCTGCGGTGGAAGCAGGATCTGCAGCAGAAAGCGTCTGCTGCGTTTCTACGGCAACAAGAATCCGCCCCCAACCTCCGTAAACTGGTTTATGGTTCTG CGGGGGCGGGagactcagaggaggaggaaggggaggagctTGGCGGCCTGTTTCGCGTCAGTCGACCTCAGAAGAGCAAACGTTTTATGGCGAACTCGGTGGACTCCTCGCGCTTTGCTGCTGACTCCGCCCACAACTGGGACCTGGAAGAG ACGATGAACTCCATCAGAGACTGTTTCGTCACAGGGAAGTGGGAGGAGGGACAGGACGCAGCCACACTGCTGAAGGAGGACG AGGAGATGTACGGAGACTTTGAAGATCTGGAAACAGGAGAAGTCCACAAGGGTCAAACAGGACAGAAGGATCGCGCCGAG gacagtgaggaggaggagtgtgagggtgatgatgaaggtgaggaGACTCTGGTGAAGGTGGACGACGACGTCACTCAGAAGAACAAGCGTCTGGATAAGAAGCGTCGCCTGAAGGAGCGATTCGACGCCGAATACGATGACAAGGACCCGACTTACTTTGACGACCTGAAGGAGGAGATGCAGAAACAGGCCGag ctgAACAGGGCGGAGTTTGAGGACGTGGATGACGAGACCAGAGTGCAGTACGAAGGCTTCCGTCCAGGCATGTACGTCAGATTAGAAATCTCCTCGCTCCCCTGCGAGTTCGTCACCAACTTCGACCCTCACTATCCCATCATCCTTGGCGGTCTGAGCTCCAGTGAAGGCAATGTAGGCTACCTGCAG CTGCGACTGAAGAAACACCGCTGGTACAATCGCATCCTGAAGACGCGCGACCCGCTCATCCTGTCCCTGGGCTGGAGACGCTTCCAGACCATGCCGCTGTACCACATCGAGGACCACAACGGACGCCACCGTCTGCTGAAGTACACGCCGCAGCACATGCACTGCGGCGCCTCCATCTGGG GTCCGATCACACCGCAGGGCACCGGGTTCCTCGCTCTGCAGACGGTCGCAGGAGTTAAA GCTAATTTCCGTATCGCAGCGACCGGCGTGATCCTGGATCTGGATAAATCTGTGACTGTggtgaagaagctgaaactcATCGGTTATCCGTACAAGATCTTTAAGAACACGAGTTTCGTTAAG GGGATGTTCAACACGGTGCTGGAAGTCGCTAAATTTGAAGGTGCCTCTTTACGCACGGTGtccggggtcagaggtcagatcaAGAAGGCTTTGTCGACACCAACGGGAGCTTTCAGAGCCACGTTTGAAGACAGACTGCTCATGAGcg acatTGTGTTCCTGCGCTCCTGGTTTCCCGTGGCCATCCCTCAGCTCTACAACCCGGtgacctctctgctgctccctgCTGGACAGAAGGACACATGGTCGGGCATGAGGACGCTGGGGCAGCTCAAACACGAGCTGGGAATCCGCAACAAACCCAACACCGACTCCTTGTACAAG cccGTCGTCAGAGCTCAAAGACACTTCAACCGTCTCCACATCCCCAAAGAGCTGCAGAAGGCCCTGCCCTTCAAGAGCAAACTCAAACAACAGCAGCCGAAGGGGAAGACGCCCAGAGACCTGCAGCGTCCTTCTGTGATCAGAGAACCTCACGAGAGGAAG GTGGCAGCGCTGCTCCACGCTCTGAGCACCGTCCACAACCACAAGAAGAGGAAAGCGCACAGTGCGCAGCACAGCAAACACAAGGACTTCCTGCTGCAGAAGCAGAAAGATGAGGAAGCCAAACTGCAGCGGCAGAAGGAAGCGCGTAAGAAGCTTTACCGCGCCATCGGCCAGAAAGACCAGAAGAAGCAGAGGTCCAGCCTGAAGGGGGCGCCACAGGACGACTGA
- the bms1 gene encoding ribosome biogenesis protein BMS1 homolog isoform X3 — translation MDAKVKKQKKHQQKHSGPQAEKKKLRKHGASTEEDGRKRNPKAFAVQSAVRMAKTFHRAQDIKTKKHHIPHVDRAPLEPPPIVIVVVGPPKVGKSTLIRCLIKNFTRQKLGDICGPVTIVSGKKRRLTFMECSNDINTMIDLAKVADLVLMLIDASFGFEMETFEFLNICQVHGFPRIMGVLTHLDSFKNNKTLRKTKKNLKHRFWTEVYQGAKLFYLSGMVYGEYQTQEVKNLGRFISVMKFRPLVWQTSHPYVLVDRMEDLTDPEKVRTDSKCDRTVSLYGYLRGTFLKNKGQVHIPGVGDFQVADVNFLPDPCALPDAQKKRALNEKERLLYAPMAGVGGVVYDKDAVYIDLPASHVKQQQEEVRPTTELVKSLIDTHATLDVKMAASKVSLFSDSASLDPALIDEQRGEDERLHEKRVWDPNTQRERRAVVFSEKEDEDDEDDDDDDDDDDDNGSSNEEEDEDNGDGDHLSAFLKEARAKSGGDHVSPPEKRQRVEEGGAREEGVAEVPAFADSEDDLEMSEEEEEEEKRAGDSGHCSEEDSDEEEEGDEAAVKEEMDSEEEEEEEEEEEEDEALRWKQDLQQKASAAFLRQQESAPNLRKLVYGSAAGAGDSEEEEGEELGGLFRVSRPQKSKRFMANSVDSSRFAADSAHNWDLEETMNSIRDCFVTGKWEEGQDAATLLKEDEEMYGDFEDLETGEVHKGQTGQKDRAEDSEEEECEGDDEGEETLVKVDDDVTQKNKRLDKKRRLKERFDAEYDDKDPTYFDDLKEEMQKQAELNRAEFEDVDDETRVQYEGFRPGMYVRLEISSLPCEFVTNFDPHYPIILGGLSSSEGNVGYLQLRLKKHRWYNRILKTRDPLILSLGWRRFQTMPLYHIEDHNGRHRLLKYTPQHMHCGASIWGPITPQGTGFLALQTVAGVKANFRIAATGVILDLDKSVTVVKKLKLIGYPYKIFKNTSFVKGMFNTVLEVAKFEGASLRTVSGVRGQIKKALSTPTGAFRATFEDRLLMSDIVFLRSWFPVAIPQLYNPVTSLLLPAGQKDTWSGMRTLGQLKHELGIRNKPNTDSLYKPVVRAQRHFNRLHIPKELQKALPFKSKLKQQQPKGKTPRDLQRPSVIREPHERKVAALLHALSTVHNHKKRKAHSAQHSKHKDFLLQKQKDEEAKLQRQKEARKKLYRAIGQKDQKKQRSSLKGAPQDD, via the exons ATGGACGCGAAAgtgaagaaacagaagaagcaTCAGCAAAAACACAGTGGACCTCAGgcggagaagaagaagctgaggAAGCACGGCGCCTCGACGGAGGAGGATGGCCGCAAACGCAACCCCAAAGCGTTTGCGGTTCAGTCCGCGGTCCGCATGGCCAAGACCTTCCACAG GGCTCAGGACATAAAGACGAAAAAACATCACATCCCTCACGTAGACCGGGCGCCTCTGGAGCCGCCGCCGATCGTGATCGTCGTCGTTGGGCCGCCGAAGGTGGGAAAGAGCACGCTGATCCGCTGCCTGATCAAAAACTTCACACGGCAGAAGCTCGGGGACATATGTGGACCTGTGACCATCGTCTCTG GAAAGAAGCGTCGCCTGACGTTCATGGAGTGCAGCAACGACATCAACACCATGATCGACCTCGCCAAAGTTGCCGACCTG GTCTTGATGTTGATTGACGCCAGCTTTGGCTTCGAGATGGAGACGTTTGAGTTCCTGAACATCTGCCAGGTGCACGGCTTCCCGCGCATCATGGGCGTTCTCACGCACCTGGACTCGTTCAAGAACAACAAGACCCTAAGGAAGACGAAGAAAAACCTCAAACATCGATTCTGGACCGAAGTTTATCAG GGAGCAAAGCTGTTCTACCTCTCTGGGATGGTTTACGGCGAATACCAGACGCAGGAGGTGAAGAACCTCGGTCGCTTCATCTCCGTCATGAAGTTCCGTCCTCTGGTGTGGCAGACGTCTCACCCTTACGTGCTGGTCGACCG CATGGAGGACCTGACGGACCCCGAGAAGGTGAGGACTGACTCCAAGTGTGACCGCACCGTGTCTCTCTACGGCTACCTGAGAGGGACATTTCTGAAAAACAAAGGCCAGGTCCACATACCAG GCGTTGGTGACTTCCAGGTGGCGGACGTTAACTTCCTGCCCGACCCGTGTGCTCTGCCGGACGCTCAGAAGAAGAGGGCGCTAAACGAGAAGGAGCGTCTGCTCTACGCGCCCATGGCAGGCGTGGGCGGAGTCGTGTACGACAAAGACGCCGTGTATATCGACCTTCCTGCCAGCCATgtcaagcagcagcag GAGGAAGTGCGTCCGACCACGGAACTCGTCAAGTCCCTCATCGACACACACGCCACACTGGACGTAAAGATGGCGGCGAGTAAAGTGTCGCTGTTCAGTGACTCGGCCTCACTGGACCCGGCACTCATCGACGAGCAGAGAGG CGAGGACGAACGTCTTCACGAGAAACGCGTGTGGGATCCGAAtacccagagagagaggagggcggTGGTTTTCTCTGAGAAGGAAGACGAAGATGACgaagatgacgacgatgatgatgatgatgatgatgataacggCTCCAGtaatgaggaggaggacgaagacaATGGCGATGGTGATCACCTCTCCGCGTTTCTTAAAGAGGCGAGAGCCAAGTCTGGCGGCGATCATGTGTCACCgccagagaagagacagagagtggaggagggaggagcgAGGGAGGAGGGAGTCGCCGAGGTGCCGGCGTTTGCCGACAGCGAGGACGACCTGGAGAtgagtgaggaagaagaggaggaggagaagagagcggGAGACTCTGGACATTGTTCTGAGGAGGACagcgatgaggaggaggaaggcgaTGAAGCTGCGGTGAAGGAAGAAATGGAcagtgaggaagaagaagaagaagaggaggaggaggaggaagatgagg CTCTGCGGTGGAAGCAGGATCTGCAGCAGAAAGCGTCTGCTGCGTTTCTACGGCAACAAGAATCCGCCCCCAACCTCCGTAAACTGGTTTATGGTTCTG CAGCGGGGGCGGGagactcagaggaggaggaaggggaggagctTGGCGGCCTGTTTCGCGTCAGTCGACCTCAGAAGAGCAAACGTTTTATGGCGAACTCGGTGGACTCCTCGCGCTTTGCTGCTGACTCCGCCCACAACTGGGACCTGGAAGAG ACGATGAACTCCATCAGAGACTGTTTCGTCACAGGGAAGTGGGAGGAGGGACAGGACGCAGCCACACTGCTGAAGGAGGACG AGGAGATGTACGGAGACTTTGAAGATCTGGAAACAGGAGAAGTCCACAAGGGTCAAACAGGACAGAAGGATCGCGCCGAG gacagtgaggaggaggagtgtgagggtgatgatgaaggtgaggaGACTCTGGTGAAGGTGGACGACGACGTCACTCAGAAGAACAAGCGTCTGGATAAGAAGCGTCGCCTGAAGGAGCGATTCGACGCCGAATACGATGACAAGGACCCGACTTACTTTGACGACCTGAAGGAGGAGATGCAGAAACAGGCCGag ctgAACAGGGCGGAGTTTGAGGACGTGGATGACGAGACCAGAGTGCAGTACGAAGGCTTCCGTCCAGGCATGTACGTCAGATTAGAAATCTCCTCGCTCCCCTGCGAGTTCGTCACCAACTTCGACCCTCACTATCCCATCATCCTTGGCGGTCTGAGCTCCAGTGAAGGCAATGTAGGCTACCTGCAG CTGCGACTGAAGAAACACCGCTGGTACAATCGCATCCTGAAGACGCGCGACCCGCTCATCCTGTCCCTGGGCTGGAGACGCTTCCAGACCATGCCGCTGTACCACATCGAGGACCACAACGGACGCCACCGTCTGCTGAAGTACACGCCGCAGCACATGCACTGCGGCGCCTCCATCTGGG GTCCGATCACACCGCAGGGCACCGGGTTCCTCGCTCTGCAGACGGTCGCAGGAGTTAAA GCTAATTTCCGTATCGCAGCGACCGGCGTGATCCTGGATCTGGATAAATCTGTGACTGTggtgaagaagctgaaactcATCGGTTATCCGTACAAGATCTTTAAGAACACGAGTTTCGTTAAG GGGATGTTCAACACGGTGCTGGAAGTCGCTAAATTTGAAGGTGCCTCTTTACGCACGGTGtccggggtcagaggtcagatcaAGAAGGCTTTGTCGACACCAACGGGAGCTTTCAGAGCCACGTTTGAAGACAGACTGCTCATGAGcg acatTGTGTTCCTGCGCTCCTGGTTTCCCGTGGCCATCCCTCAGCTCTACAACCCGGtgacctctctgctgctccctgCTGGACAGAAGGACACATGGTCGGGCATGAGGACGCTGGGGCAGCTCAAACACGAGCTGGGAATCCGCAACAAACCCAACACCGACTCCTTGTACAAG cccGTCGTCAGAGCTCAAAGACACTTCAACCGTCTCCACATCCCCAAAGAGCTGCAGAAGGCCCTGCCCTTCAAGAGCAAACTCAAACAACAGCAGCCGAAGGGGAAGACGCCCAGAGACCTGCAGCGTCCTTCTGTGATCAGAGAACCTCACGAGAGGAAG GTGGCAGCGCTGCTCCACGCTCTGAGCACCGTCCACAACCACAAGAAGAGGAAAGCGCACAGTGCGCAGCACAGCAAACACAAGGACTTCCTGCTGCAGAAGCAGAAAGATGAGGAAGCCAAACTGCAGCGGCAGAAGGAAGCGCGTAAGAAGCTTTACCGCGCCATCGGCCAGAAAGACCAGAAGAAGCAGAGGTCCAGCCTGAAGGGGGCGCCACAGGACGACTGA
- the bms1 gene encoding ribosome biogenesis protein BMS1 homolog isoform X1 translates to MDAKVKKQKKHQQKHSGPQAEKKKLRKHGASTEEDGRKRNPKAFAVQSAVRMAKTFHRAQDIKTKKHHIPHVDRAPLEPPPIVIVVVGPPKVGKSTLIRCLIKNFTRQKLGDICGPVTIVSGKKRRLTFMECSNDINTMIDLAKVADLVLMLIDASFGFEMETFEFLNICQVHGFPRIMGVLTHLDSFKNNKTLRKTKKNLKHRFWTEVYQGAKLFYLSGMVYGEYQTQEVKNLGRFISVMKFRPLVWQTSHPYVLVDRMEDLTDPEKVRTDSKCDRTVSLYGYLRGTFLKNKGQVHIPGVGDFQVADVNFLPDPCALPDAQKKRALNEKERLLYAPMAGVGGVVYDKDAVYIDLPASHVKQQQEEVRPTTELVKSLIDTHATLDVKMAASKVSLFSDSASLDPALIDEQRGEDERLHEKRVWDPNTQRERRAVVFSEKEDEDDEDDDDDDDDDDDNGSSNEEEDEDNGDGDHLSAFLKEARAKSGGDHVSPPEKRQRVEEGGAREEGVAEVPAFADSEDDLEMSEEEEEEEKRAGDSGHCSEEDSDEEEEGDEAAVKEEMDSEEEEEEEEEEEEDEGALRWKQDLQQKASAAFLRQQESAPNLRKLVYGSAAGAGDSEEEEGEELGGLFRVSRPQKSKRFMANSVDSSRFAADSAHNWDLEETMNSIRDCFVTGKWEEGQDAATLLKEDEEMYGDFEDLETGEVHKGQTGQKDRAEDSEEEECEGDDEGEETLVKVDDDVTQKNKRLDKKRRLKERFDAEYDDKDPTYFDDLKEEMQKQAELNRAEFEDVDDETRVQYEGFRPGMYVRLEISSLPCEFVTNFDPHYPIILGGLSSSEGNVGYLQLRLKKHRWYNRILKTRDPLILSLGWRRFQTMPLYHIEDHNGRHRLLKYTPQHMHCGASIWGPITPQGTGFLALQTVAGVKANFRIAATGVILDLDKSVTVVKKLKLIGYPYKIFKNTSFVKGMFNTVLEVAKFEGASLRTVSGVRGQIKKALSTPTGAFRATFEDRLLMSDIVFLRSWFPVAIPQLYNPVTSLLLPAGQKDTWSGMRTLGQLKHELGIRNKPNTDSLYKPVVRAQRHFNRLHIPKELQKALPFKSKLKQQQPKGKTPRDLQRPSVIREPHERKVAALLHALSTVHNHKKRKAHSAQHSKHKDFLLQKQKDEEAKLQRQKEARKKLYRAIGQKDQKKQRSSLKGAPQDD, encoded by the exons ATGGACGCGAAAgtgaagaaacagaagaagcaTCAGCAAAAACACAGTGGACCTCAGgcggagaagaagaagctgaggAAGCACGGCGCCTCGACGGAGGAGGATGGCCGCAAACGCAACCCCAAAGCGTTTGCGGTTCAGTCCGCGGTCCGCATGGCCAAGACCTTCCACAG GGCTCAGGACATAAAGACGAAAAAACATCACATCCCTCACGTAGACCGGGCGCCTCTGGAGCCGCCGCCGATCGTGATCGTCGTCGTTGGGCCGCCGAAGGTGGGAAAGAGCACGCTGATCCGCTGCCTGATCAAAAACTTCACACGGCAGAAGCTCGGGGACATATGTGGACCTGTGACCATCGTCTCTG GAAAGAAGCGTCGCCTGACGTTCATGGAGTGCAGCAACGACATCAACACCATGATCGACCTCGCCAAAGTTGCCGACCTG GTCTTGATGTTGATTGACGCCAGCTTTGGCTTCGAGATGGAGACGTTTGAGTTCCTGAACATCTGCCAGGTGCACGGCTTCCCGCGCATCATGGGCGTTCTCACGCACCTGGACTCGTTCAAGAACAACAAGACCCTAAGGAAGACGAAGAAAAACCTCAAACATCGATTCTGGACCGAAGTTTATCAG GGAGCAAAGCTGTTCTACCTCTCTGGGATGGTTTACGGCGAATACCAGACGCAGGAGGTGAAGAACCTCGGTCGCTTCATCTCCGTCATGAAGTTCCGTCCTCTGGTGTGGCAGACGTCTCACCCTTACGTGCTGGTCGACCG CATGGAGGACCTGACGGACCCCGAGAAGGTGAGGACTGACTCCAAGTGTGACCGCACCGTGTCTCTCTACGGCTACCTGAGAGGGACATTTCTGAAAAACAAAGGCCAGGTCCACATACCAG GCGTTGGTGACTTCCAGGTGGCGGACGTTAACTTCCTGCCCGACCCGTGTGCTCTGCCGGACGCTCAGAAGAAGAGGGCGCTAAACGAGAAGGAGCGTCTGCTCTACGCGCCCATGGCAGGCGTGGGCGGAGTCGTGTACGACAAAGACGCCGTGTATATCGACCTTCCTGCCAGCCATgtcaagcagcagcag GAGGAAGTGCGTCCGACCACGGAACTCGTCAAGTCCCTCATCGACACACACGCCACACTGGACGTAAAGATGGCGGCGAGTAAAGTGTCGCTGTTCAGTGACTCGGCCTCACTGGACCCGGCACTCATCGACGAGCAGAGAGG CGAGGACGAACGTCTTCACGAGAAACGCGTGTGGGATCCGAAtacccagagagagaggagggcggTGGTTTTCTCTGAGAAGGAAGACGAAGATGACgaagatgacgacgatgatgatgatgatgatgatgataacggCTCCAGtaatgaggaggaggacgaagacaATGGCGATGGTGATCACCTCTCCGCGTTTCTTAAAGAGGCGAGAGCCAAGTCTGGCGGCGATCATGTGTCACCgccagagaagagacagagagtggaggagggaggagcgAGGGAGGAGGGAGTCGCCGAGGTGCCGGCGTTTGCCGACAGCGAGGACGACCTGGAGAtgagtgaggaagaagaggaggaggagaagagagcggGAGACTCTGGACATTGTTCTGAGGAGGACagcgatgaggaggaggaaggcgaTGAAGCTGCGGTGAAGGAAGAAATGGAcagtgaggaagaagaagaagaagaggaggaggaggaggaagatgagg GAGCTCTGCGGTGGAAGCAGGATCTGCAGCAGAAAGCGTCTGCTGCGTTTCTACGGCAACAAGAATCCGCCCCCAACCTCCGTAAACTGGTTTATGGTTCTG CAGCGGGGGCGGGagactcagaggaggaggaaggggaggagctTGGCGGCCTGTTTCGCGTCAGTCGACCTCAGAAGAGCAAACGTTTTATGGCGAACTCGGTGGACTCCTCGCGCTTTGCTGCTGACTCCGCCCACAACTGGGACCTGGAAGAG ACGATGAACTCCATCAGAGACTGTTTCGTCACAGGGAAGTGGGAGGAGGGACAGGACGCAGCCACACTGCTGAAGGAGGACG AGGAGATGTACGGAGACTTTGAAGATCTGGAAACAGGAGAAGTCCACAAGGGTCAAACAGGACAGAAGGATCGCGCCGAG gacagtgaggaggaggagtgtgagggtgatgatgaaggtgaggaGACTCTGGTGAAGGTGGACGACGACGTCACTCAGAAGAACAAGCGTCTGGATAAGAAGCGTCGCCTGAAGGAGCGATTCGACGCCGAATACGATGACAAGGACCCGACTTACTTTGACGACCTGAAGGAGGAGATGCAGAAACAGGCCGag ctgAACAGGGCGGAGTTTGAGGACGTGGATGACGAGACCAGAGTGCAGTACGAAGGCTTCCGTCCAGGCATGTACGTCAGATTAGAAATCTCCTCGCTCCCCTGCGAGTTCGTCACCAACTTCGACCCTCACTATCCCATCATCCTTGGCGGTCTGAGCTCCAGTGAAGGCAATGTAGGCTACCTGCAG CTGCGACTGAAGAAACACCGCTGGTACAATCGCATCCTGAAGACGCGCGACCCGCTCATCCTGTCCCTGGGCTGGAGACGCTTCCAGACCATGCCGCTGTACCACATCGAGGACCACAACGGACGCCACCGTCTGCTGAAGTACACGCCGCAGCACATGCACTGCGGCGCCTCCATCTGGG GTCCGATCACACCGCAGGGCACCGGGTTCCTCGCTCTGCAGACGGTCGCAGGAGTTAAA GCTAATTTCCGTATCGCAGCGACCGGCGTGATCCTGGATCTGGATAAATCTGTGACTGTggtgaagaagctgaaactcATCGGTTATCCGTACAAGATCTTTAAGAACACGAGTTTCGTTAAG GGGATGTTCAACACGGTGCTGGAAGTCGCTAAATTTGAAGGTGCCTCTTTACGCACGGTGtccggggtcagaggtcagatcaAGAAGGCTTTGTCGACACCAACGGGAGCTTTCAGAGCCACGTTTGAAGACAGACTGCTCATGAGcg acatTGTGTTCCTGCGCTCCTGGTTTCCCGTGGCCATCCCTCAGCTCTACAACCCGGtgacctctctgctgctccctgCTGGACAGAAGGACACATGGTCGGGCATGAGGACGCTGGGGCAGCTCAAACACGAGCTGGGAATCCGCAACAAACCCAACACCGACTCCTTGTACAAG cccGTCGTCAGAGCTCAAAGACACTTCAACCGTCTCCACATCCCCAAAGAGCTGCAGAAGGCCCTGCCCTTCAAGAGCAAACTCAAACAACAGCAGCCGAAGGGGAAGACGCCCAGAGACCTGCAGCGTCCTTCTGTGATCAGAGAACCTCACGAGAGGAAG GTGGCAGCGCTGCTCCACGCTCTGAGCACCGTCCACAACCACAAGAAGAGGAAAGCGCACAGTGCGCAGCACAGCAAACACAAGGACTTCCTGCTGCAGAAGCAGAAAGATGAGGAAGCCAAACTGCAGCGGCAGAAGGAAGCGCGTAAGAAGCTTTACCGCGCCATCGGCCAGAAAGACCAGAAGAAGCAGAGGTCCAGCCTGAAGGGGGCGCCACAGGACGACTGA